DNA from Thermoflexus hugenholtzii JAD2:
GGAGGTCGACGTCTACACCCAGGAGATCCAGGAGCTGCGGGAGCGGATCGAGGCCAAGAACCTCCCCGAGGAGGTGCGGGCCCGGGCGGAGAAGGAGCTCAACCGCCTCGCCCAGATGCCGCCTCTCTCCCCGGAGGTCAGCATCATACGCACCTACATCGACTGGATCCTGGAGCTGCCCTGGGCCGAGGAGACCGAGGACAACTTGGACATTGCCCACGCGGCGGAGGTGCTGGAGCGGCATCACTACGGCCTGAAGAAGGCCAAGGAGCGCATCCTGGAGTTCCTGGCGGTGCGCAAGCTGGCGGGAGACCGCAGCCGCAGCCCCATCCTGTGCTTCGTGGGCCCCCCGGGCACCGGCAAGACCTCCCTGGGGAAAGCCATCGCCGAGGCCCTGGGCCGGCGGTTCGTGCGGGTTTCCCTGGGGGGGATCCACGACGAGGCGGAGATCCGGGGCCATCGCCGGACCTACATCGGCGCCCTGCCGGGGCGGATCCTGCAGGGCATGGCTCGGGCGGGGACCATCAACCCGGTCTTCATGCTGGATGAGATCGACAAGATCGGGGCCGACTTCCGGGGGGATCCGGCAGCGGCCCTCCTGGAGGTGCTGGACCCGGAGCAGAACCACGCCTTCTCGGACCATTACCTGGAGATCCCGTATAATCTTTCCAAGGTCCTCTTCATCACCACGGCCAACATCCTGGACACGGTGCCGCCGGCCCTGCGGGACCGGCTGGAGGTCATCGAGTTCCCCGGTTACACCGAAGGGGAGAAGGTGCAGATCGCCCGGCGGTTCCTGATCCCCCGCCAGATCGAGGAGAACGGGCTCCAGGGGGTTCCCTTGAAGATCACCGATGGGGCCCTGCGGCGGATCATCCGGGAATACACCTCGGAGGCGGGGGTGCGGAACCTGGAGCGGGAGATCGCGGCCATCTGTCGCAAGACGGCGCGGCTGGTGGCGGAGGGGAAGCCGTATCGGCGGGTGATCACCCCGGCGTCCCTGGAGCGCTATCTGGGGCCTCCTCGTTACGACTACGGCCGTGCGGAGGAAGTGGATCAGGTGGGGGTGGCTATGGCGCTGGCCTGGACGGAGGCGGGGGGCGAGGTGATGCCGGTGGAGGTGACGTTGATGGAGGGGAAGGGGGTTTTGTTGCTCACGGGCCAGCTGGGGGAGGTGATGCAGGAGTCGGCCCAGGCGGCGTTGAGCTACGTGCGCTCCCGGGCGCGCGATTTCGGGATCCGGCCGAAGCGCTTTGAGAAGACCGATGTGCACGTTCACGTGCCCGAGGGGGCGATCCCGAAGGACGGGCCTTCGGCGGGGATCACCATCGCCACCGCCCTGGTCTCAGCCTTCACCGGGATCCCGGTGCGGCGGGACACGGCGATGACGGGGGAGATCACCCTGCGGGGGCGGGTGCTGCCCATCGGGGGGTTAAAGGAGAAGATCCTGGCCGCCCATCGGGCGGGGATCCAGCGCGTGATCCTGCCGAAGAAGAACCAACGGGACCTGGTGGAGCTGCCCCGACGGGAGATCCGGGGGATGACCTTGATCTTCGTGGAGACCATGGAGGAGGTCCTGCGGGCCGCCCTGGCTCGTCCGCTCCCCGGGCTCCGCGCCCGCTGTAATGATAATGGGATGAAATAGGGTAGCGGATTA
Protein-coding regions in this window:
- the lon gene encoding endopeptidase La, whose protein sequence is MALEPVLGEETLDQRAEGEEQVEAAVLPLRDVVVFPRMVTPLRVGRDKSLRAVEAAVQREEPLMVLTQRAEEVEDPTPEDLYTVGTLVTVARVLRMPDGTTSVLVQGQQRAQVVEFLQQEPYLRARVRLIFERTDRPPATEALMRAVLSQFERVVQLDRSVPEDAYVFAMNIEEPGWLADLIASTLNLKTAERQELLEIFEPSARLLRLSILLARLLDVLELENKIQAQVQQEVDRTQREFYLREQMKAIQHELGEVDVYTQEIQELRERIEAKNLPEEVRARAEKELNRLAQMPPLSPEVSIIRTYIDWILELPWAEETEDNLDIAHAAEVLERHHYGLKKAKERILEFLAVRKLAGDRSRSPILCFVGPPGTGKTSLGKAIAEALGRRFVRVSLGGIHDEAEIRGHRRTYIGALPGRILQGMARAGTINPVFMLDEIDKIGADFRGDPAAALLEVLDPEQNHAFSDHYLEIPYNLSKVLFITTANILDTVPPALRDRLEVIEFPGYTEGEKVQIARRFLIPRQIEENGLQGVPLKITDGALRRIIREYTSEAGVRNLEREIAAICRKTARLVAEGKPYRRVITPASLERYLGPPRYDYGRAEEVDQVGVAMALAWTEAGGEVMPVEVTLMEGKGVLLLTGQLGEVMQESAQAALSYVRSRARDFGIRPKRFEKTDVHVHVPEGAIPKDGPSAGITIATALVSAFTGIPVRRDTAMTGEITLRGRVLPIGGLKEKILAAHRAGIQRVILPKKNQRDLVELPRREIRGMTLIFVETMEEVLRAALARPLPGLRARCNDNGMK